A single window of Pectobacterium parmentieri DNA harbors:
- a CDS encoding ABC transporter permease has protein sequence MGANGWMNSMFWRLVFRALRLRMQRVSVVFAALMVGAAIVTAMSAVYFDINAKMSQELRTFGANFYIGPARGNSLPQSTFQPIIDNAPAGLINASSPYLYGMARTELEKVVLMGVWFESLRQLAPYWQVTGNWIGVSFDDRNAMIGVKLAERLNVKVGDSITLVGDGGKQRLQIKGIVESGDATDNMLIVNLDLAQKWLDKEGAISNALLSVSNDLGQVDRFAAQLQQQYPQLEIRPILKVSASEGQVLNKIKGLMGLVSAVILVLSSLCVNTTLMAIVGERAREFALQKALGASGRDIIRQMLAETGIIALAAVVCGSLLGYLLAQVLGMAVFNATISLRLPVFPLTLGLSLLVAAVAAVVPTRRAIYVEPAKVLKGE, from the coding sequence ATGGGCGCTAATGGCTGGATGAATAGTATGTTCTGGCGTTTGGTGTTTCGTGCGCTGCGGTTGCGTATGCAGCGCGTCAGCGTGGTGTTCGCTGCACTGATGGTTGGGGCGGCGATTGTGACAGCGATGTCCGCCGTTTATTTTGATATCAATGCCAAGATGAGTCAGGAACTACGCACCTTCGGCGCGAATTTTTATATCGGCCCGGCGCGCGGCAATTCACTTCCACAAAGCACCTTTCAGCCGATTATCGACAATGCCCCAGCGGGGTTAATCAATGCATCCAGCCCTTATCTGTACGGCATGGCACGTACAGAACTGGAGAAAGTGGTGCTGATGGGCGTGTGGTTCGAATCGCTGCGTCAGCTAGCACCGTACTGGCAGGTCACGGGCAACTGGATTGGTGTGAGCTTTGACGATCGTAATGCCATGATCGGGGTGAAACTGGCAGAGCGATTAAACGTCAAAGTCGGCGATAGCATCACGCTGGTGGGGGACGGCGGGAAGCAGCGCTTGCAGATTAAAGGCATTGTGGAATCCGGCGATGCGACGGACAACATGCTGATCGTGAATCTGGATCTGGCGCAAAAGTGGTTGGATAAAGAAGGTGCGATCAGCAATGCCTTGCTGAGTGTTAGCAACGATCTGGGGCAGGTCGATCGCTTTGCTGCACAGCTTCAGCAGCAATATCCGCAACTGGAGATCCGCCCGATTCTGAAAGTGTCGGCGTCGGAAGGTCAGGTGCTGAATAAAATCAAAGGGCTGATGGGGCTGGTTTCAGCGGTGATCCTCGTTTTGTCTTCACTGTGTGTGAACACCACGCTGATGGCGATTGTCGGCGAGCGCGCGCGCGAGTTTGCGTTACAGAAAGCGCTGGGCGCAAGTGGGCGAGACATCATTCGGCAAATGCTGGCGGAAACCGGCATTATCGCACTGGCTGCCGTGGTGTGCGGTTCGCTGCTGGGCTATTTGTTGGCACAGGTGTTAGGCATGGCGGTATTCAACGCGACTATTTCTCTGCGATTGCCGGTGTTCCCGCTCACGCTAGGGCTGTCTTTGCTGGTCGCGGCGGTTGCCGCCGTGGTTCCTACCCGGCGGGCGATTTATGTCGAACCGGCCAAAGTTTTGAAAGGAGAGTAG
- a CDS encoding ABC transporter permease: MLWRLLRQSWRRNIRRKSLAVLTVFLAAGLISALLAVSIDIGDKMARELKSYGANILIEPAGQAALPALFGERSNPLDGQDFLDEAELPNIKDIFWRNNIVGFAPLLSGDVEINGQPVAVLGTFFSQPVAVPDEEDYRTGQMAVSPYWQVAGLWPQEPVTTENVAQALVGKQLATQMGWKVGDKLALHGLKGDATVEISGILSSGGDEEGRLVMPLATVQSLLGLAGKIQAIRVSALTVPENELSRRARENLEALNAEEYDLWYCTAYVSSIAHQLEEAISGSVVRPIWQVAASEGVVIDKIQLLLAVVTFAALVASAMGIASLMTSTIMERAKEIGLMKALGARQWQIMLLFYLEAALSGLAGGIAGCVAGWGLAKAIGLMLFGVPLSFAWIVIPCVLVISMLIAIIGTWFPARRIAKLYPVEVLYGR; the protein is encoded by the coding sequence ATGCTGTGGCGACTGTTACGCCAGTCCTGGCGCAGAAATATTCGGCGCAAATCGCTGGCGGTGTTGACCGTATTTTTGGCGGCGGGGTTGATCTCCGCGCTGCTGGCGGTGTCCATAGACATCGGCGATAAAATGGCGCGTGAGTTGAAGTCCTACGGCGCGAATATTTTGATTGAGCCAGCAGGGCAAGCGGCGTTGCCTGCGCTGTTTGGCGAGCGTAGCAATCCGCTGGACGGACAGGATTTCCTCGATGAGGCTGAGTTGCCGAACATCAAAGATATCTTCTGGCGCAATAACATCGTCGGCTTCGCTCCGCTGTTGAGCGGCGATGTCGAGATCAATGGTCAGCCGGTTGCCGTATTGGGCACCTTCTTTTCCCAGCCTGTCGCGGTGCCGGATGAGGAAGACTATCGCACGGGACAAATGGCCGTTAGTCCATACTGGCAGGTGGCAGGGCTGTGGCCTCAGGAACCGGTGACGACGGAAAATGTGGCGCAGGCGCTGGTAGGGAAACAACTGGCGACGCAAATGGGCTGGAAAGTGGGGGATAAACTCGCGCTGCACGGTTTGAAAGGCGACGCGACGGTAGAAATTAGCGGCATTCTGAGCAGCGGCGGTGATGAAGAAGGTCGTTTGGTGATGCCGCTGGCAACGGTGCAATCGCTGCTAGGACTGGCGGGTAAAATTCAGGCCATTCGTGTGTCGGCGCTCACCGTGCCGGAAAATGAACTGTCGCGGCGGGCGCGTGAAAATCTGGAAGCGCTCAACGCCGAAGAATATGATCTCTGGTACTGCACCGCGTATGTATCTTCGATTGCACACCAGTTGGAAGAGGCGATTTCCGGTTCGGTGGTGCGCCCCATCTGGCAGGTCGCAGCTTCGGAAGGTGTGGTGATCGACAAGATTCAACTGCTATTGGCGGTGGTGACCTTTGCGGCGCTGGTGGCTTCTGCAATGGGGATCGCCTCGCTGATGACTAGCACCATCATGGAGCGTGCCAAAGAAATCGGGCTGATGAAAGCGCTGGGTGCAAGACAGTGGCAAATCATGTTGCTGTTTTATCTTGAGGCAGCACTGAGCGGCCTGGCGGGCGGTATCGCAGGCTGCGTCGCTGGCTGGGGGCTGGCGAAAGCGATTGGCCTGATGTTGTTCGGCGTACCGCTGAGCTTCGCGTGGATCGTCATCCCCTGCGTACTGGTGATCTCAATGCTGATCGCCATCATCGGAACGTGGTTCCCTGCGCGGCGTATTGCCAAACTGTATCCGGTGGAGGTGCTGTATGGGCGCTAA
- a CDS encoding Fe-S-containing protein has protein sequence MSYFFITTLQSFLPIALLLGLSWSHRSTPTIGPLSWLTLLALCAGTFIGVHFPNGQAFLLGFTVLQALALILFLACQWFSHPRLGYLWQALLVAGAAVQWGSDPNLTALTSTHVVNTDLLLNFSAVVLAFGWLVFCAALCGMIVRRIPLLRWPLLALLVALLLLPISGNLLLLLMKLQALGLTKPRLSYVAHVTNSAYLLNYLSALFMAVLAVGLVWPLLHARHQVLVTHEAIEKRKATAGYRTVRRTLLATVTALLVVVFAQLYWDKVASQPPRLSEAQPVTLAADGKVHIPIEQVRDGKLHRFVWVADDGKAVRFFIINRYPDRLRLGVVFDACLLCGDQGYVMEGNQVICVACGVHIFIPSIGKAGGCNPVPIEGWSNDDNELVIGRASLAAGTNYFSTVVSMEVIDPVDGSKLTNVTAEHKYRYGGKTYFFSSEANYNRFRESPAKFATAKAATGEPAEEE, from the coding sequence ATGAGTTATTTCTTTATCACGACACTCCAATCCTTCCTGCCGATTGCACTATTACTGGGGCTGAGCTGGAGTCACCGTTCCACGCCGACGATCGGGCCGCTGAGCTGGCTCACACTGCTGGCGCTGTGTGCCGGTACGTTTATTGGCGTTCATTTTCCTAACGGGCAAGCGTTTCTGCTTGGGTTTACGGTGCTTCAAGCGCTTGCCTTGATCCTGTTTCTTGCCTGCCAGTGGTTTTCCCATCCGCGTCTCGGTTATCTGTGGCAGGCGTTGCTAGTGGCGGGTGCTGCGGTACAGTGGGGCAGCGATCCCAATCTGACGGCGTTAACGTCCACCCATGTGGTGAATACCGATCTGTTGCTGAATTTCAGTGCCGTGGTGCTGGCGTTTGGCTGGCTGGTATTTTGCGCCGCGCTGTGCGGCATGATTGTGCGTCGCATTCCTTTACTGCGTTGGCCGCTGCTGGCGTTGCTGGTCGCACTCCTGCTGTTGCCGATAAGCGGTAACCTGTTGCTGTTACTGATGAAGTTACAGGCGCTAGGGTTAACCAAGCCACGCCTGAGCTATGTGGCACACGTCACCAACAGTGCGTATTTATTAAATTATCTCAGCGCGCTATTCATGGCGGTATTGGCTGTGGGGCTGGTTTGGCCGCTGTTGCATGCACGTCATCAGGTGCTGGTTACGCATGAAGCGATTGAAAAGCGTAAAGCGACGGCAGGCTACCGCACCGTGCGTCGCACGCTGCTGGCGACAGTCACGGCGCTGCTGGTTGTCGTCTTCGCTCAGCTCTATTGGGATAAGGTCGCATCGCAGCCGCCTCGTCTGTCGGAAGCGCAGCCAGTGACGCTGGCGGCCGATGGCAAAGTGCATATTCCGATTGAGCAGGTGCGTGATGGCAAGCTGCATCGCTTCGTGTGGGTTGCCGATGATGGCAAGGCTGTGCGCTTTTTTATCATTAACCGCTATCCCGATCGTCTGCGTCTGGGCGTGGTGTTTGATGCCTGCCTGCTGTGCGGCGATCAGGGCTACGTGATGGAAGGAAATCAGGTAATTTGTGTCGCGTGTGGTGTGCATATTTTCATCCCTTCTATCGGGAAGGCGGGGGGCTGTAATCCGGTCCCGATTGAAGGGTGGAGCAACGACGACAATGAATTGGTGATTGGGCGAGCCTCGTTGGCGGCAGGTACTAACTACTTCTCGACGGTAGTGTCGATGGAAGTAATTGATCCGGTTGATGGTTCCAAATTAACCAACGTGACCGCAGAGCATAAATATCGCTACGGCGGTAAAACGTACTTCTTCTCGTCAGAAGCGAATTATAACCGTTTCCGCGAAAGTCCCGCGAAGTTTGCCACGGCCAAAGCGGCGACAGGCGAACCGGCGGAGGAGGAATAA
- a CDS encoding iron transporter: protein MNMQKSLIAGAVIAGIFTAPAALAFKEYPAGEPVSLNEMEIAAVYLQPIDMEPRGMGLPAAKADIHLEADIHAAEGNKNGFGAGEWMPFLTIAYTLTNTDTGAKQEGTFMPMVASDGPHYGANIKMMGVGNYKVTYHIDPPSKAGMHRHTDGETGVGRWWKPFDVSFDFKYVGLE from the coding sequence ATGAATATGCAAAAAAGTCTGATTGCAGGTGCCGTTATTGCTGGTATTTTCACTGCGCCTGCCGCACTGGCGTTTAAAGAATATCCAGCGGGTGAACCTGTTTCCCTGAACGAAATGGAAATTGCTGCCGTTTATCTGCAACCTATCGACATGGAACCGCGTGGGATGGGCCTGCCAGCCGCGAAAGCGGACATCCATCTGGAAGCGGATATTCACGCTGCTGAAGGTAACAAGAACGGTTTTGGTGCCGGTGAATGGATGCCGTTCCTGACCATCGCGTACACATTGACTAACACCGATACCGGTGCGAAGCAGGAAGGAACCTTCATGCCGATGGTTGCCAGCGATGGCCCACACTACGGCGCGAACATCAAAATGATGGGGGTGGGTAACTACAAAGTGACTTACCACATCGATCCGCCATCAAAAGCGGGTATGCACCGTCACACCGATGGTGAAACGGGTGTAGGCCGCTGGTGGAAACCGTTTGACGTCAGCTTTGACTTCAAATACGTCGGCTTAGAATAA
- a CDS encoding FTR1 family iron permease: MSIWQKTLLLLCWLFSCSVAVAATDYASFIHDIETRLDKTAQLYEQQKPDDARTEVQMAYFEVFENLEGPIRINISAQKSYQLEATFGEIRRMIGEGKPQAEVQAKIAWLKGELDAVLPVLSGGHKLVAQEQHGAYDNSEIAPYWQQSFKIIDDQLALAVTEYQAGDYKKASQSVQQAHYQGFKNSEMEMSVRQNRSAQQAASINQQFSALIALASQPDQLTDVAYRVTTLLQDIEDVLPGLPTTRDSQQATAAPAASGDTGGVPDANWAKVSDDINQAIAAAIAQYREGQVKPAIMAVQDTYFDLFEATGMENKVGSRDAAFKSTLEGYFTRLVSMMNARQPVEQLQGQADALQQELAKAVTMLGDGDETHWSLLIYSLLIIVREGLEALLIVAAIVAYLVKNNQQDKLPLIRQSVYVALLCSVITAVIFQLVFTNSGASRELLEGITMLIAVVMLFFMSYWLLSKVEARHWKAYLEGKLSHSLSSGSMIGLWLTSFLAVYREGAETVLFYYALVGDASNMAGHLSILAGFAIGCVILLIAYFVMRYTIVKLPLKPFFMFTGCFMYLMAFVFAGKGVLELIEGKLFEPTLLTGVPEISWLGIYPYVETLIPQSVLVAAALIALWVMRRRASTV, from the coding sequence ATGTCTATCTGGCAAAAAACGCTTCTGTTGTTGTGTTGGCTGTTTAGCTGTTCAGTGGCAGTTGCCGCGACCGATTACGCCTCATTCATTCACGATATCGAAACCCGGCTGGATAAAACGGCTCAGCTCTATGAGCAGCAAAAGCCGGATGACGCCCGCACTGAAGTTCAGATGGCCTATTTTGAGGTGTTTGAAAACCTCGAAGGTCCCATCCGCATCAATATCTCCGCGCAAAAAAGCTATCAGCTCGAAGCGACCTTCGGTGAGATTCGCCGCATGATTGGCGAAGGAAAGCCGCAGGCCGAGGTACAGGCAAAAATTGCGTGGCTGAAGGGCGAACTGGATGCTGTTTTGCCCGTGCTGTCGGGAGGGCACAAACTGGTTGCGCAGGAGCAGCACGGCGCCTATGACAATTCAGAGATCGCGCCGTACTGGCAGCAGAGTTTTAAAATTATCGATGACCAGCTCGCGCTGGCCGTGACGGAATATCAGGCTGGCGATTACAAAAAAGCCAGCCAAAGCGTGCAGCAGGCGCACTATCAGGGTTTTAAAAACTCCGAGATGGAGATGTCGGTCAGACAGAATCGCTCCGCGCAGCAGGCCGCTTCCATTAATCAACAGTTCTCCGCACTGATTGCGCTAGCCAGCCAACCCGATCAACTGACGGACGTTGCCTATCGGGTTACCACGCTGTTGCAGGATATCGAGGATGTCCTGCCGGGGCTGCCGACAACGCGCGATAGCCAGCAGGCGACGGCAGCACCTGCCGCGAGCGGCGATACTGGTGGTGTACCGGACGCGAACTGGGCGAAGGTTTCCGACGATATCAATCAAGCGATTGCCGCCGCAATTGCACAATACCGTGAGGGTCAGGTCAAACCCGCCATCATGGCGGTGCAGGACACCTATTTCGATCTGTTTGAAGCCACCGGTATGGAGAACAAAGTAGGTTCTCGTGATGCTGCGTTCAAATCTACGCTGGAAGGGTATTTCACCCGTCTGGTAAGCATGATGAACGCCAGGCAACCGGTGGAACAACTGCAAGGGCAGGCTGACGCGTTGCAGCAGGAGCTGGCGAAGGCGGTCACCATGTTGGGCGACGGCGATGAAACGCACTGGAGTCTGTTGATATACAGTCTGCTGATTATTGTGCGTGAAGGGTTGGAAGCGTTGCTGATTGTGGCGGCGATCGTGGCCTATCTGGTGAAAAACAATCAGCAGGACAAACTGCCGCTGATTCGTCAGTCGGTTTACGTCGCATTGCTGTGCAGCGTGATTACTGCGGTGATTTTCCAACTCGTGTTCACCAACTCTGGTGCCAGCCGTGAGTTGCTGGAAGGCATTACGATGCTGATCGCCGTGGTGATGCTGTTCTTCATGAGCTACTGGCTGTTGTCCAAAGTAGAAGCGCGGCATTGGAAGGCTTATCTGGAAGGCAAGCTGTCCCATTCGCTGAGCAGTGGTTCCATGATCGGGCTGTGGCTGACCAGCTTTCTAGCCGTGTACCGCGAAGGCGCGGAGACGGTGTTGTTCTACTATGCACTGGTCGGTGATGCTAGCAATATGGCGGGGCATCTCTCCATTCTGGCTGGGTTTGCCATCGGCTGTGTAATCCTGCTGATCGCTTACTTCGTAATGCGCTACACCATTGTCAAATTACCGCTTAAGCCGTTCTTCATGTTTACCGGCTGCTTTATGTACCTGATGGCGTTTGTGTTTGCAGGAAAAGGTGTGCTGGAACTGATCGAAGGCAAACTGTTTGAACCGACGTTGCTGACGGGTGTACCGGAAATCAGTTGGCTGGGTATTTATCCTTATGTGGAAACGCTGATACCACAGAGTGTGCTGGTTGCCGCAGCGTTAATCGCTCTGTGGGTGATGCGGCGTAGAGCGTCCACCGTCTGA